A single window of Candidatus Rokuibacteriota bacterium DNA harbors:
- a CDS encoding DUF433 domain-containing protein: MDLLQRITRDPAVMGGRPCIRGMRVTVGTIVGLLAAGRTHEEILQAYPYLEADDIRAALSYAAWRTEEVELPLP, translated from the coding sequence ATGGATCTCCTTCAGCGGATCACGCGTGACCCTGCGGTGATGGGCGGGCGGCCGTGCATTCGGGGAATGCGGGTGACCGTCGGCACCATCGTGGGACTCCTCGCCGCCGGGCGGACTCACGAGGAGATCCTGCAGGCCTATCCCTACTTGGAGGCCGACGACATTCGCGCGGCGCTCTCGTACGCCGCCTGGCGCACTGAGGAAGTCGAACTGCCCCTTCCATGA
- a CDS encoding SAM-dependent DNA methyltransferase, which produces MPARPARRGRKTGKPRHTGNGHADLIRQLWEAAVTLRGSIEPADYKRYVLPIIFLRFLSLRYERRRHELERLVKAPGSEYYTKSPKQAAAILEDADEYRAVGAFIVPKAARWEEIVKHAQADDIKVRLDSALETLEKAYPDKLRGLLPRTYAGSNLGRESVTGLINLFSRDVFREDHGGTDLIGLVYEYFIGEFANSEGKRGGEYFTPVSIVRVLVNMLAPEQGTVFDPCCGSGGMFVQSDLFTRHSQRLSFVGQESKDFTYRLCRMNLFIHGLDGNIQLGNSYFDDRHATLKADYVLANPPFNDGAKSEGGWGADRIPDKDPRFVVGGQRVPLSPRNANTMWILHFLHHLKAGGTAGFVMATGELGNGEIARFEVRKTLVEQGYVDCIVQLTGQLFANTQIPCSLWFLARNRHGQRGYRAREGEILFIDGRKLGALIPGSRKQKQLCDDEVHRIASVYRAYCSEGRPPDVPGFCKVATFDDVRGQNYALMPGRYVGAEDGPDDDEPFEEKFPRLVKQLEEQFARSGELEAAIRAQLQEVLRGS; this is translated from the coding sequence ATGCCGGCCAGGCCCGCGAGGCGCGGAAGGAAGACCGGCAAGCCCAGGCACACAGGCAACGGCCACGCCGACCTCATCCGCCAACTCTGGGAGGCCGCCGTCACCCTGCGCGGCTCCATCGAGCCGGCGGACTACAAGCGCTACGTCCTGCCGATCATCTTCCTGCGCTTCCTCTCCCTTCGGTACGAGCGCCGCCGCCATGAGCTGGAGCGGCTGGTCAAGGCGCCCGGCTCCGAGTACTACACGAAGAGCCCGAAGCAGGCCGCCGCCATCCTGGAGGACGCGGACGAGTACCGGGCGGTCGGCGCCTTCATCGTCCCGAAGGCTGCGCGCTGGGAGGAGATCGTCAAGCACGCCCAGGCCGATGACATCAAGGTGCGGCTGGACAGCGCGCTGGAGACCCTCGAGAAGGCCTACCCCGACAAGCTCCGGGGCTTGCTGCCGCGGACCTATGCCGGCTCGAACCTCGGGCGCGAGAGCGTCACGGGACTCATCAACCTCTTCTCCCGTGACGTCTTCAGGGAAGACCACGGCGGCACCGACCTGATCGGCCTCGTCTACGAGTACTTCATCGGGGAGTTCGCCAACTCCGAGGGCAAGCGCGGCGGCGAGTACTTCACGCCGGTGAGCATCGTCCGCGTGCTGGTGAACATGCTGGCGCCGGAGCAGGGGACCGTGTTCGACCCCTGCTGCGGCTCCGGCGGCATGTTCGTGCAGTCCGATCTCTTCACCCGCCATAGCCAGCGCCTGTCCTTCGTGGGCCAGGAGTCCAAGGACTTCACCTATCGCCTTTGCCGGATGAACCTCTTCATCCACGGGCTGGACGGCAACATCCAGCTGGGCAACTCCTACTTCGACGACCGCCACGCCACGCTCAAGGCCGACTACGTTCTTGCCAATCCCCCCTTCAATGACGGTGCCAAGAGCGAGGGCGGGTGGGGGGCCGACCGGATCCCCGACAAGGACCCCCGCTTCGTCGTCGGCGGCCAGCGCGTGCCGCTGTCCCCCCGCAACGCCAACACCATGTGGATCCTCCACTTCCTTCACCACCTCAAGGCCGGGGGCACCGCGGGCTTCGTCATGGCCACCGGCGAGTTGGGCAACGGCGAGATTGCCCGGTTCGAGGTGCGGAAGACCCTAGTCGAGCAGGGCTACGTGGACTGCATCGTCCAGCTCACCGGCCAGCTCTTCGCGAACACGCAGATCCCCTGCTCGTTATGGTTTCTCGCGAGGAATCGGCACGGCCAGCGCGGGTACCGGGCGCGCGAGGGCGAGATCCTCTTCATCGACGGGCGCAAGCTGGGTGCCCTCATCCCCGGCTCCCGTAAGCAGAAGCAGCTCTGCGACGATGAGGTCCACCGCATCGCCTCGGTGTACCGCGCCTACTGCAGCGAGGGCCGGCCGCCGGACGTGCCCGGGTTCTGCAAGGTCGCCACGTTTGATGACGTCCGCGGCCAAAACTACGCACTCATGCCGGGGCGCTACGTGGGCGCCGAGGACGGTCCCGACGACGACGAGCCCTTCGAGGAGAAGTTCCCCCGCCTGGTGAAGCAGCTGGAGGAACAGTTCGCGCGATCGGGCGAGCTCGAGGCTGCAATCCGTGCCCAGCTGCAGGAGGTTCTCCGTGGTTCCTGA